GCGTCACGTCATCCTGGGCCGTCACGGCGACGGTGAGGGTGTTTGTGCCGATCGCGAGCGGGATCCGAATCGTATTGAAGGCGCCCCACGTCGACTGGCCGTTGAGCGAAAGCGTTGCATGGCTGTCCTTGGGAAGCGCGCTCACGTTTATCGATGAGACCGAGCCCGGCACGGTCGCTGTGTAGCTCGTCACATCGGGTGCAAAGGCAGGGGTGAGCGGCACGCCGGAGATGGCGAGAGTGGAAAGACTCGCATCCTTGGAATCGCTCGATGTCACGCAGGAGATTTTGATGATCCACGGCGCGTTTCCGTAACTTGCCGAGACGTAGAGCATCTTGTCGCCCAAGAAGTCCGAGCCCCTGATGACGGTAGACGGGCTGCCTCTGAGATAGGTACCGTCATCTTTGACATACAGCATGCTCTTTTTCATGGAACCGAACGTGAAATAGGCCCAAACTCCCTGGGCGGGCGCTTTGACGTTGAACGAAATCTCGTCGGCTGGATTGAAGAATCCGACGTGATACGACTTTTCCTTGGCGTTGATAGACCCGTTCCAATCGGCCATAAGGTTCCGGCATCCCTGTGACAGCGCAAAGGCCGGCTGGGTGAGGCCGTAGAGGACGATCAGGCAAGCAAGCGAGAGGATTGTCGTGATGCGTGAGAGGAAGGCCTTGGGGAATGCAGACACACCCTTGTCGAGACCGACTGATCCAACACAGAAGCCTTTTACACCCGTCATGCGATGATCCCTGCCAGTTTCCGTCTCTGCGACGTCTGGCCGATGCTTACGCAAAGGATCAAGCTGGCTTCAATGACATGCGGTGGCGCGGATGCAAACCGGTGGCTAAGTGCCAATCACTTGACCGATTGTGCCAGATTGCTGCCGGTCAGCGGCCGATCATGAGGATCCAGTTCGACCAGGCGGAGTTGTCCGAAGCCGAAGGCAGCAGGGCTCTGACATCCGAGGCGAGAGCCAGGTGGCGCAGCTCGCGCGGCGAAAGGCCGAATTCCCGACGAAAGGCGCGGCTGAAATTTTCCGGATTGGAAAATCCGTGCGCCACGGCGATCTCGGAAATAGTGAGATGCTGGAATTGCGAGGATCGCAGGCACGAAAAGGCGCGCTGCAGACGGCGGTGGTTTACATAGGACGAAAAGCCGCCAAGCGGTTCGAAGAGACGATAGAGGGTTCGGCGCGAAAGTCCGAATTCCCGCATGGCCCGATCCGCCGACAACTCGTCCGACAAAAGGTTCGCGTCGATGAAGCGACGCACCCGATCCCGCTGGGCGAGATTGACGCTTGGCGCGCGCTCATCGTCCATCCGGCCGTCCAGTGCCGCCGCCGCCAGGTTCAACAGGTTGGGAATGACGGCATCCGCCTGCCGCCTGTTCATCTGGCGCAGGTTCTGATGGAAGCTCATCAGGCTATCCCGGAACAGCGATTCAAGGGGCGATTGTGCCGGAAGAACCTGCAAATGCAGGTCGTCGGGGTTCTTGATGCGGCTGGACAGCATCTGCCTGGGGACGAGGAGGCTGATCTGCTCGTGATCCGTCGTTGCGGTGGCCAATGGCCGGGACATGTCGACGATGTACAAATCGCCCGGTCCAGCCACGCTTTCGCCGCTCCGGCTCGCACTCTTGCCGCTCAGATAGTATTGCAGAATGAAGCCGTCCATCCCGTCTCGGGCGATCTTGAAGCGCGACCGATCGAAATCCTGCGCCGTCAGCCGCAAATGGCCCATCGCCACATCACCAAGCAGGACCGCGTCGACTTTCGCGTAAAAGCCCTCATCAACCGGCCGGTGCAGCCTCGACTGGAAGACGACATTGATCGACTCGGTCCAGGTGGCATAAGCATGGTCCGGCGCCAGACGCGAGGTATCGAAGGTAGAACTTATCAGCGCGTCCGGAGATGTGTCTCCGCTCATTCGTGAAACCTTATCAATACATCAAGAGCCATAATATTGTTTCCATGGCGCCGATGATCGCGGAAAGCAATACATGAAATGCCGCGGCATTACTACCAAGGCTGGCGGTTGAGGCGAGCCGTTCAGTCTTCGATCTCGCCGATTGCCAGCCGCCGTCAGGCGTGGCTGCGCCAGCCCGAGCACGGCGGAGCAAGGGACGAGCCCTTTGTCAGCAGTCCGGGAGCGAACCGGGTTCCCCCGGTTCGCCCTGCTCGGGTCACGCTGCGCTGCGGGTCAGTTTGACGCCTGGAAAATCGACCGGGACATCGAGCGCGACGTTCACGTAATTGGTGAACAGGTTGAGTGCGATATGCGCCAGGATCTCGACGATCTCTCCATCGTCGAAGCCGTGCTGGCGCAACGCATCGACATCGGCCTGCGACACATGACCGCGCAAATCCACAAGCTTGACCGCAAAGGCCAGAGCTGCCGCCGTGCGTGGATCGCTTGAGCGGCCGGCCTGCGCCTCTGCCATTTCCTCAGATGTTGCGCCTGCCTTGCGCCCGAGGCCGGTATGGGCTGCGAGGCAGTAATGGCAGTTGTTGCGGTCGGCAATGGCGACAGCGATCTGCTCGCCAAGCTTTGCCCCGAGCCTTCCGCCGCCAAGGGCGCCAAACGAACCCCACATGCTGGCCAGCGCGGCGGGCGACGCCGCCACGGCCTTGAACATGTTCGGCACCATGCCGAAGGCGTTGCGGATCTCCGTGATCGGACCGGCCGTCTCGCCTGTTGCATTGGCGGGGTCGGTAAGTGTAACTCTTGTCATGTTCTTTCTCTCTATTAGCCTGGAGGGGAGAATATGCGGGTTCGACGATGGCTGTCGGCGAACCCGCGCCTTTGCATCATTGCTTTATCGAGACACGGGTTTTTGCATCACTTGGCGGGAACGACAGTGCCCGGCAGGCTCAGATCACCGGATGCGACCTTGAAGACATTGCTGACGCACAGGAGCGGTGCGTGCAGATTGCCGTTCACCTTCAGGCCGGCCGTCACGCCGTCGAACTTCGCCCCGGCAATTCCCGAGATCAGCGCAAGCGGGATCTCCACATCCACCGCTTCACCGGTGAAGCGCGTGGCATAGTCGGGACTGTCGATCAGCAGCGGCACGCCGGGCCAGGTCTTCGGCACCTTCGGCCTGGCCCCCTGCGGGATGTCGATGACCTTCAGGCCGCCGCCGCAGGCATCGTCCTTTGCCAGAACGACCCAGTGGGGATGCCATACATCCCGGTTCTTGGCGCCATAGGCCGCATCGTCGAAATCGGGATGGAAGGTCACGGCGAGCGCCAGGATACCCTGATCGCGATCGAAGCCCACATCACCGGAGTTCAACGATGTCGGCCAGACATAGGCATAGACATCCGAGCCTTCGAACTTGCCCGTCGCGGCCGGCTTTTCCGAACCTGCCTTGCCGCGCACGCGGGTGGTGAATATGGCCTTGTCGCCTTTCGTGACAATGGTCGTCTCGATAATGTCGAAGGCCGCCTGTACGGGCTCTGCGGGCTGTGCCTTCACCGGATGGGAAAGGCCTGCCGTTGCCCATAGAGATACCGTTCCGGCAAGAGCTGCGCCGGCCCATAATCTGCATGTCATGAGAGAAGTCTCCTTCTTGTTTCCGTAGCCTGGAGGGTTGCTGTTTATCCTTTGGCGAAAACTTCCCAGGTGGCTGCCCGGGAAGCAGGATCGGCGGTGTCGTGATCGCGGCATTCGATGCGGATGTCCCGCTGGCCAAAAGCTGCGTCGACGAAATGACAGTGATGCGGTCGCTCCGCATCCTGATGCGCGAACGGCGCGAAGTAGCGGCAGGTGGCGCACATGCGCTGGATCGGGATCGCGTCGATATCCTGCAGGCGCCGGATTATCTTGACGATGGAGATCAACAGCGCTTCCTGCTCGTCCTGCGCAAGACAATCGACCGCTTGCCGGGCAGCCCTGGCATCTGCCTGGTCCGGCGCGGCCAGGAGTGCGCGTCCTGCATCGGTGAGAAAGACAGTCACGGCCCGCTTGTCGGAACCCGCTCGCTTCTCGATCAATCCCTTGCGCTCAAGCGCATTGAGGGAATCCGTAGCACTCGGCTGCGAGACGGCGAGATAGGCAGCGATCGCCTTCACGCTCATGCCCTCCGGTCCGCCCTCCAGCGCCTCCAGGATCGAAAGCTGGGCGGGATTCACCCCGGCGCCTTTTGCCCGGCTCCAGTCATCGCTGCGCATGGCCACCGCAAGCCGCGCAAGCCCTTCGCGGATCCGGTGATTGAGTGAGGTGGGGTTCTTCGGCGTTTCCATATCCACAACATACATAGGACTCCTATGTAATACAAGTGGTCTTTTGTTTTTTCGAGATGCAGTGCAGAGACGCGAGGCGCGCAAGCGGGACGAACGCGCCTATCCCCTTGGAGACTGAAGCGCGCCTCACATCCTCATGTCTTTGCCGTCACGCCGTCTCGACCGGCAGATAGCGGGCAGCCGGTCTGTCACGGGAAAGATGCGGCGCAAGCGCATTGCGCAATAGGTCTGTTCATGGGAGGCTCCTGTTTCTGCGGCTGGGTTGACGATAGAGGTCGAGGGGCGGAGGCCTCGAGGATCAAGCCCGGTCCGCAGGAGCGGGGCCTCAGCCCGGTGTGCCTCGTTGATGTGCCTCGTCGGTATGCCTCGTCGGTGTGCCTCGTTAATGTGCTTGGCGGGCATGCCTTCACGGGACGATCGCTAGATCGCCAATCAGCGTCGGCACCAGTTCGGATACGGTAGGATGAATGGGAACGGCCCATTTCAGCTCCCGCGTCGTCGCCCGCAGGTTCATCGCGGTGAGGATGCTGTGGATCGCCTCGTCCGCGCCGACGCCGAGAATTGCCGCGCCCAGGATCTCATCGGAATCGGCATCGACGACGAGCTTCATGGATCCCTGGGTTTCGCCCTTTTCCACCGCACGGCCCACACGGCTCATCGGTCGGGTCGAGACCTTGATCCGGTGGCCCGCCTCCTTTGCCTGACGCTCGCTCATCCCGACGCGCCCGAGAGGCGGGTCGATGTAGAGCCCGTAGCCGAGGATCCGGTCGGAAAGGCTGCGATCGTCGCCATCGAGCAGGTTTGCGGCGGCAATCTCGAAATCATTGTAGGAGGTGTGGGTGAAGGCGCCACGCCCGTTGCAGTCGCCGAGCGCGAAAATCCCCTCGACATTGGTCTGCAGACGGTCGTCGACGGTAATGTAGCCACGGCGGTCCGTCTCGATCCCGGCCAGGTCTAGGCCGAGATCATCCGTATTGGGCTGGCGCCCGACGGCGACGAGGACATGGCTGCCGCGGATCTCGGTCTTGTCCGTCTGCACGGTGATATCGGAGCCCGACCTGGCGATGGACGACACCTGATGTCCCAGGAGGGACTGGATGCCATCATTCTCGAGAATGTCGGCAATGGCTTCCGATATGTCATTGTCTTCGCGCGAGGCCAGATGCTCTCCCCGCTCGATGATGGTGACATCCGACCCGAAACGCCGGTACATCTGGGCGAATTCCAACCCTATATAGCTGCCACCCAGAACGACCAGATGCCGCGGCAATTGCTCGAGCGCAATGATCGTCGTGCTGGTCAGATACGGAACCTTCGAAAGGCCTGGAATCTCGGGGATGAAGGGCCGGGCGCCGACATTGATGAAGATCTGCGGGGCGGTCAGGCGCAGTCCGTCGACGGATATGGTCTTTGCGGCGATAAAACGCGCATGACCGTAGATCACATCCAGGGTCTCAAGTCCGTCAAGCCATGAGGCAAGGCCGCTTCGCGCATCCAGCGTGACCTTGCGGGCACGGGCGGCAATCGTAGCCATATCGACGCTGACCGGACCGCCGCACTCTACGCCGAAGTCCGCAGCCCGCCGGGCGACCGCTGCCGTCCTGGCGCTGGCAACCAGCGTCTTGGTCGGCATGCAGCCGGCATTGACGCAGGTGCCGCCGAGGAATTTCCGTTCGATGAGCGCCACTTTGCGGCCCATCGCTGCCATCCGTGCGGCGAGGAAGGGACCAGCCTGACCGGCGCCGATGAAGATTGCGTCATACTCCCTCATGACACGGCCGCCACGGTCAGAAGGGCGACGGCGATGGCTAGCGCATCCTCGATGAGGGCGGCCGGAAGATCGCGACCGAACCGGCTTGCGAGATCGCGGCGAAAGGCCGAGCCGCCGAGAGTGCCGATCACGGCGCCGATTACCCCTGCCGCAAGGCCGGCTGCCAGCATGTCTCCGGCTGCGCCGATCGTCGCTCCGCTGAGGCCGCCGAGCACGATGCGCGCGGTAAATTGCATGGGCACCTTGCGTGATGGCGTTGCGGGAAGCTGGTCCGTGATCAGTTCGACGACCGCCAGGACGGTGAAGATCGTCACGGTCCAGACAGACGCCATGAAGGCGAGACTGCTTTGTGAAACATCGAACCAGGCGAGATAGGCACCCCAGGCAACGGCGGCAGGCGCCGTCATGGCGCGCAGGCCGGTAACGATGCCGATGATAGTGGCGAGAAGGACAAGCATGCGATTTCCCCCTTGGACTGTGATGCCCGAAGCCCGGGCCTTGCTTGCCGCAGACGGCGAAAGCAGCAGCAATGCATGCTATCGCACGTCGGCTCGTGGCACATCCTTTGACCTTGATGACAGATCAGGCCTCAATAAACGCCAGCAGATCGGCGTTGACCACCTCGGAATTGATCGTGCACAGGCCATGCCCCAGGCCAGTATAGGTCTTGAGCGTGCCGTATGTGAGCAGTTTGGCCGAAAGCGCGGAACCCGTCAAAGGCCGTGATCGGCCATTCGCCCGTATTTTTCTTCCGACTTCAGAGTGCCGGCGGAACCGCCCATGATGACGGCTTTGCGCTCCCGCCCCACTTCACCGCCCCGAACCAGCCTCCATTGATCCGCCACGCTGCCTTCAGGACGAGCCTTGCGCCGGCGGATGTGAAAGCGAGTGTGCAGAATTGGCATCGCGCCGGGACATCTCGCGCGCCAGCGCGAGAAAGGCCTGGAGGCCGGCGGAAAGATTGCGGCGCCCGGCATAATAAAGGCACAGGCCGGGATAGGGTGGTGTCCAGTCCTCCAGCACCCGCACGACCCGACCTGAGGCGAGATCCGGCTCTATATCCTGCTCGAAAATGTAGCCGAGGCCGATGCCGCTTCGTATGGCCGTCCGCGTAAGGCTTGCCTCGTCCAGCGTTATCGGACCCTCCACATCGATCCGAACCTGTTCCCCGTCCTTCTCGAACCGCCAGCTGAACAGCGACCCGTCCGGCAGGCGCACGCGAATGCACCTGTGCTGGAGAAGGTCGGTCGGAACCAGGGGCTTGCCGTGGCGCTCGAAATATTCGGGAGAGCCGATGACGGCGTGGCGCTGGGGGCGGCCAAGGGAGACGGCAATCATATCGCTCGGCACCAGGCCGGCAACCCGCACGCCCAGATCGAACCCGTCTTTCACAATATCCACCATCCGGCCCTCGGTGACGATATCGACCTGCATATCGGGATAGCGGCGCAAAAATTCGAGGACCAGGGGCGACAGGATCGCGCGTGCCGCAAAGGGTGCCGCATTGATGCGGATGGTTCCGGACGGCGTCTCACGCTGTGCCCGTACCTGCTCCAAAGCGGCCTTGAGATCCTGCAGCGAAGGGGCCACCTGCTGCATGAAGAGCCTGCCTGCATCCGTCAAAGACACGCTTCGCGTCGTGCGGTGAAACAGCCGCACCCCAAGATCGGCTTCCAGCCTGCCGATCGTATGGCTGAGCGCCGTTGTCGACATGCCGAGATCGATGGCCGCCGCCCGAAAGGTTCCCCGC
The sequence above is a segment of the Rhizobium sp. SSA_523 genome. Coding sequences within it:
- a CDS encoding DUF4126 domain-containing protein translates to MLVLLATIIGIVTGLRAMTAPAAVAWGAYLAWFDVSQSSLAFMASVWTVTIFTVLAVVELITDQLPATPSRKVPMQFTARIVLGGLSGATIGAAGDMLAAGLAAGVIGAVIGTLGGSAFRRDLASRFGRDLPAALIEDALAIAVALLTVAAVS
- a CDS encoding carboxymuconolactone decarboxylase family protein, which gives rise to MTRVTLTDPANATGETAGPITEIRNAFGMVPNMFKAVAASPAALASMWGSFGALGGGRLGAKLGEQIAVAIADRNNCHYCLAAHTGLGRKAGATSEEMAEAQAGRSSDPRTAAALAFAVKLVDLRGHVSQADVDALRQHGFDDGEIVEILAHIALNLFTNYVNVALDVPVDFPGVKLTRSAA
- a CDS encoding LysR family transcriptional regulator, producing MDQANLKELTAVIAIAKRGTFRAAAIDLGMSTTALSHTIGRLEADLGVRLFHRTTRSVSLTDAGRLFMQQVAPSLQDLKAALEQVRAQRETPSGTIRINAAPFAARAILSPLVLEFLRRYPDMQVDIVTEGRMVDIVKDGFDLGVRVAGLVPSDMIAVSLGRPQRHAVIGSPEYFERHGKPLVPTDLLQHRCIRVRLPDGSLFSWRFEKDGEQVRIDVEGPITLDEASLTRTAIRSGIGLGYIFEQDIEPDLASGRVVRVLEDWTPPYPGLCLYYAGRRNLSAGLQAFLALAREMSRRDANSAHSLSHPPAQGSS
- a CDS encoding FAD-containing oxidoreductase, translating into MREYDAIFIGAGQAGPFLAARMAAMGRKVALIERKFLGGTCVNAGCMPTKTLVASARTAAVARRAADFGVECGGPVSVDMATIAARARKVTLDARSGLASWLDGLETLDVIYGHARFIAAKTISVDGLRLTAPQIFINVGARPFIPEIPGLSKVPYLTSTTIIALEQLPRHLVVLGGSYIGLEFAQMYRRFGSDVTIIERGEHLASREDNDISEAIADILENDGIQSLLGHQVSSIARSGSDITVQTDKTEIRGSHVLVAVGRQPNTDDLGLDLAGIETDRRGYITVDDRLQTNVEGIFALGDCNGRGAFTHTSYNDFEIAAANLLDGDDRSLSDRILGYGLYIDPPLGRVGMSERQAKEAGHRIKVSTRPMSRVGRAVEKGETQGSMKLVVDADSDEILGAAILGVGADEAIHSILTAMNLRATTRELKWAVPIHPTVSELVPTLIGDLAIVP
- a CDS encoding helix-turn-helix domain-containing protein codes for the protein MSGDTSPDALISSTFDTSRLAPDHAYATWTESINVVFQSRLHRPVDEGFYAKVDAVLLGDVAMGHLRLTAQDFDRSRFKIARDGMDGFILQYYLSGKSASRSGESVAGPGDLYIVDMSRPLATATTDHEQISLLVPRQMLSSRIKNPDDLHLQVLPAQSPLESLFRDSLMSFHQNLRQMNRRQADAVIPNLLNLAAAALDGRMDDERAPSVNLAQRDRVRRFIDANLLSDELSADRAMREFGLSRRTLYRLFEPLGGFSSYVNHRRLQRAFSCLRSSQFQHLTISEIAVAHGFSNPENFSRAFRREFGLSPRELRHLALASDVRALLPSASDNSAWSNWILMIGR
- a CDS encoding MarR family transcriptional regulator, which encodes MYVVDMETPKNPTSLNHRIREGLARLAVAMRSDDWSRAKGAGVNPAQLSILEALEGGPEGMSVKAIAAYLAVSQPSATDSLNALERKGLIEKRAGSDKRAVTVFLTDAGRALLAAPDQADARAARQAVDCLAQDEQEALLISIVKIIRRLQDIDAIPIQRMCATCRYFAPFAHQDAERPHHCHFVDAAFGQRDIRIECRDHDTADPASRAATWEVFAKG